From the genome of Novosphingobium sp. TH158, one region includes:
- the glcE gene encoding glycolate oxidase subunit GlcE, with the protein MTPSPALRPATAAELVDLVMQAAAQGTPLECHAGGSKRNVGNPARRAQPVDLGAFAGIVDYEPSELVLTVRPATPLAEVEALLAANGQMLAFEPWDAGALFSGTTGKATIGGTVGAGIAGPRRLTAGGARDHLLGFHAVSGRGEAFKAGGKVVKNVTGYDLAKLMAGSWGQLAIMTELSLKVLPAPRSTATVVIEGLSPEQAVRTMSAAVGSQVSPVAAAYLPAQGGRPSQTCLRLEGFAESVALRRDQLAAMVATEGLATACHDDAPATLWQDIREAAPLRESETLWRAHLSPSRGAALAEALDRAGADWLLDWAGGLAWIGAPAGADIRALVAAEGGHAMLMRGPDHVRSSTPIRHPEAPALAGLSQRVRRAFDPAGILDPERWG; encoded by the coding sequence ATGACGCCATCCCCAGCCCTTCGCCCTGCCACAGCGGCAGAACTGGTTGACCTTGTGATGCAGGCCGCGGCGCAGGGCACGCCGCTGGAATGCCATGCCGGTGGCAGCAAGCGCAATGTCGGCAATCCCGCCCGGCGCGCACAGCCGGTTGACCTGGGCGCCTTTGCCGGCATCGTCGATTACGAACCGAGCGAACTAGTGCTCACCGTCCGGCCAGCCACGCCGCTGGCAGAGGTTGAGGCCCTGCTCGCTGCAAATGGCCAGATGTTGGCCTTCGAGCCGTGGGATGCCGGTGCACTGTTCTCGGGCACGACCGGCAAGGCAACGATTGGCGGCACAGTTGGGGCCGGAATAGCGGGACCACGCCGGTTGACCGCTGGCGGAGCGCGCGATCACCTGCTGGGCTTCCATGCGGTTTCCGGCCGGGGCGAGGCGTTCAAGGCCGGGGGCAAGGTGGTGAAAAATGTCACCGGATATGACCTTGCCAAGCTGATGGCGGGATCCTGGGGCCAGCTTGCGATCATGACCGAGCTGTCGCTCAAGGTTTTGCCCGCCCCGCGGTCGACCGCGACGGTGGTGATCGAGGGACTGAGCCCGGAACAGGCCGTGCGGACCATGTCTGCAGCCGTGGGATCGCAGGTCTCGCCGGTCGCAGCGGCCTATTTGCCGGCACAAGGCGGGCGGCCATCGCAGACTTGCCTGCGGCTGGAAGGCTTTGCCGAATCCGTTGCGCTGCGCCGCGATCAACTGGCGGCAATGGTTGCCACCGAGGGCCTCGCCACCGCCTGTCACGACGATGCGCCCGCCACGCTCTGGCAGGACATTCGCGAAGCAGCACCCTTGCGCGAAAGCGAGACGCTGTGGCGGGCCCATCTTTCCCCGTCCCGTGGCGCGGCCCTGGCAGAGGCGCTCGACCGCGCCGGAGCTGACTGGCTGCTTGACTGGGCGGGCGGCCTTGCATGGATCGGTGCTCCTGCCGGAGCGGACATCCGCGCTCTCGTTGCAGCCGAAGGCGGCCATGCCATGCTGATGCGCGGGCCTGATCATGTCCGCAGCAGCACGCCGATCCGCCACCCCGAGGCCCCGGCCCTTGCCGGCCTTTCCCAGCGGGTGCGCCGCGCCTTCGATCCCGCCGGGATACTCGATCCGGAGCGCTGGGGCTGA
- the glcF gene encoding glycolate oxidase subunit GlcF — MQTRFSPDQLLDPETGAAEAVIRKCVHCGFCTATCPTYVLLGDELDSPRGRIYLIKEMLENEREPGAEVVRHIDRCLSCLSCMTTCPSGVNYMHLVDHARAYIEERYSRPLHERAIRALLAWTLPYPGRMRLALRAARLARWLEPLLGRIGPAKPLAAMLRLAPRSIPQPRSPVGASADARRGRVVLLQGCAENVLRPEIRDATVRLLARAGFDVSFAKGEGCCGALTWHLGRKDDGLESARRNIDAWRAELANGLDAILITASGCGTTIKDYGHMLRHDPDYAEDAARLSGMAKDVTEFLAERGLPVKINAQQLKVAYLAPCSMQHGQKILRQPIDLMRAAGFDVSQPAEAHLCCGSAGTYNILQPDIAGQLGDRKAANLERLEPQVIATGNIGCATQIAGRTGVPVVHTVELLDWATGGPTPPALASIPASTEGLPHG; from the coding sequence ATGCAGACGCGATTTTCCCCCGATCAGCTGCTCGATCCCGAAACCGGCGCTGCCGAAGCGGTGATACGCAAATGCGTGCACTGCGGTTTCTGCACGGCAACCTGCCCGACCTATGTGCTGCTCGGCGACGAGCTCGATTCACCGCGCGGCCGCATCTACCTGATCAAGGAGATGCTGGAGAACGAACGCGAGCCCGGCGCCGAAGTTGTCCGGCATATCGACCGCTGCCTTTCGTGCCTGTCGTGCATGACCACCTGCCCGTCAGGTGTGAACTACATGCACCTCGTCGACCATGCGCGGGCTTATATCGAGGAGCGTTATTCGCGCCCGCTGCACGAACGCGCAATTCGCGCGCTGCTCGCCTGGACGCTGCCCTATCCCGGTCGGATGCGCCTTGCCCTGCGTGCCGCGCGGCTGGCCCGGTGGCTGGAGCCGCTGCTTGGCCGGATAGGCCCGGCAAAGCCGCTTGCCGCCATGTTGAGGCTGGCACCCCGCAGCATTCCCCAGCCGCGTAGCCCTGTTGGCGCCAGCGCCGATGCACGGAGGGGACGGGTGGTGCTGCTGCAAGGCTGCGCCGAGAACGTACTGCGGCCCGAGATCCGCGATGCGACCGTGCGCCTGCTCGCCCGTGCAGGCTTCGACGTCTCTTTCGCAAAGGGCGAAGGGTGCTGCGGAGCGCTGACCTGGCATCTTGGCCGCAAGGATGATGGCCTGGAATCGGCCCGGCGCAATATCGATGCCTGGCGCGCCGAATTGGCCAATGGCCTCGACGCGATCCTCATCACTGCATCGGGCTGCGGCACGACGATCAAGGACTATGGCCACATGCTGCGGCATGATCCCGACTATGCCGAGGATGCCGCGCGTCTTTCGGGCATGGCCAAGGACGTTACCGAGTTCCTTGCCGAGCGGGGGCTTCCCGTAAAAATCAACGCACAGCAGCTCAAGGTGGCATACCTCGCGCCCTGTTCGATGCAGCACGGGCAGAAGATCCTGCGCCAGCCGATCGACCTGATGCGAGCCGCCGGTTTTGATGTCAGCCAGCCGGCAGAAGCCCACCTGTGCTGCGGTTCGGCCGGCACTTACAACATCCTCCAGCCTGACATTGCCGGGCAATTGGGGGATCGCAAGGCTGCCAATCTCGAGCGCCTGGAGCCGCAAGTCATCGCCACCGGCAACATCGGCTGTGCAACGCAGATCGCCGGGCGCACCGGTGTTCCGGTGGTCCACACGGTCGAACTTCTCGATTGGGCAACCGGAGGCCCCACGCCGCCCGCCCTCGCATCCATCCCTGCTTCTACAGAAGGACTTCCCCATGGCTAA
- a CDS encoding SDR family NAD(P)-dependent oxidoreductase, whose amino-acid sequence MDMGLSGKVAIVTGATANIGRAIALGLAREGCNLVITGRDGEAGARVAELALAAGAARAVFVKADMLDPVTPGMLLAAAEAIGPVDVLVNNVGGNVGAGFFVDSDPESWAGDYDLNLGTMLRLTRAVLPGMVERGCGSIVNIGSTAGIVGDYMLPVYSAMKGAVHSFSIVLAKEVGQHGVRVNCVAPYGTVSDDPGAFSTGSRFQKDGFFAKAFADTKPEDRAKRGKQTVLGKVVAKPEEVASMVVYLASEQASFVTGQVIQVDGGALL is encoded by the coding sequence ATGGATATGGGACTGAGCGGCAAGGTCGCCATCGTGACCGGGGCAACGGCGAACATTGGCCGGGCCATTGCTCTGGGCCTTGCGCGCGAGGGCTGCAACCTGGTGATCACCGGCCGTGACGGAGAAGCGGGCGCCAGGGTTGCCGAACTGGCGCTGGCTGCCGGGGCGGCGCGCGCGGTCTTCGTCAAGGCAGACATGCTTGACCCGGTCACGCCCGGCATGCTGCTGGCCGCAGCCGAAGCCATCGGTCCGGTCGACGTGCTGGTGAACAACGTCGGCGGCAATGTCGGTGCCGGCTTTTTCGTCGATTCCGATCCGGAAAGCTGGGCGGGGGACTATGACCTCAACCTTGGCACCATGCTCCGCCTGACGCGCGCGGTCCTGCCCGGAATGGTTGAGCGCGGCTGCGGTTCGATCGTCAACATCGGATCGACCGCCGGCATTGTCGGCGATTACATGCTGCCCGTCTATTCCGCGATGAAGGGTGCGGTGCACAGCTTTTCCATCGTGCTTGCCAAGGAAGTGGGCCAGCATGGGGTGCGGGTGAACTGCGTGGCACCCTATGGCACAGTGTCCGACGACCCGGGCGCTTTCAGCACGGGCAGCCGGTTCCAGAAGGACGGTTTCTTCGCCAAGGCCTTTGCCGACACCAAGCCCGAGGACCGGGCAAAGCGCGGCAAGCAGACGGTGCTCGGCAAGGTGGTTGCGAAGCCCGAGGAAGTGGCGAGCATGGTGGTCTACCTGGCATCCGAGCAGGCCAGCTTCGTTACGGGCCAGGTCATCCAGGTGGATGGCGGCGCCCTTCTCTGA
- a CDS encoding heme-binding protein, whose product MAKLTLDQANRMAGAALAKGRELSLKPLCVAVLDAGGHLIALQREDGASNLRPQIAMGKASSALGLGVSSRVIGEMAAERPTFIASLAGLADAAIVPAAGGVIIRQGDAVLGAVGVTGDTSDNDEVCAMAGISTAGFAI is encoded by the coding sequence ATGGCTAAGCTGACCCTCGATCAGGCCAACCGCATGGCTGGCGCCGCCCTCGCCAAGGGCCGCGAACTGTCGCTCAAGCCGCTGTGCGTGGCCGTGCTTGACGCGGGCGGCCACCTCATCGCCCTGCAGCGCGAGGACGGGGCATCGAACCTGCGTCCTCAGATCGCCATGGGCAAGGCTTCAAGCGCGCTCGGCCTTGGCGTTTCCTCGCGCGTGATCGGGGAAATGGCGGCCGAACGCCCCACCTTCATCGCCAGCCTTGCCGGGCTGGCCGATGCTGCGATTGTGCCGGCCGCCGGGGGAGTAATCATACGCCAGGGGGATGCCGTGCTTGGGGCCGTAGGCGTGACTGGCGACACCTCGGACAACGATGAAGTCTGCGCCATGGCGGGCATCAGCACGGCAGGTTTCGCAATCTAG
- a CDS encoding SDR family oxidoreductase encodes MELKGKTAFITGGASGIGLAVAHALAGAGLRVAIADIDGARLDQVAGEFPGEVEPVVLDVRDRAMWQAARERVEGRFGPVSVLMNNAGIINDSGDAIEKRGLVDQSPESWDMMIGINLTGVYNGIHTFGPAMRDRGEGHIVNTSSTQGVISARGVASYCAGKFGVVALSECLRDELAGNGVGVSVLCPGVVATRLSVSSRMVAGQEPRALIHYGIEADTVAAMVLEAIRANRLYIFTHGEYAKPVAERHARVMAGFDGVPVSSFFDPSRPLPGTPEFFAAKAALEQGG; translated from the coding sequence ATGGAGCTGAAGGGAAAAACCGCATTTATTACCGGCGGCGCCAGCGGCATCGGCCTTGCCGTGGCCCATGCCCTTGCCGGTGCGGGGTTGCGGGTGGCGATTGCCGATATCGACGGCGCCCGGCTCGATCAGGTTGCGGGAGAATTTCCCGGAGAGGTCGAGCCGGTGGTGCTCGACGTGCGGGACCGCGCGATGTGGCAGGCCGCGCGTGAGCGGGTGGAAGGTCGGTTCGGTCCGGTCAGCGTGCTGATGAACAACGCCGGGATCATCAATGACAGCGGCGATGCGATCGAAAAGCGCGGCCTGGTGGATCAGTCGCCCGAAAGCTGGGACATGATGATCGGCATCAACCTGACCGGCGTCTATAACGGGATTCACACGTTCGGCCCGGCTATGCGCGACCGGGGCGAAGGCCATATCGTCAACACCTCGTCCACGCAGGGCGTCATCAGTGCGCGCGGCGTTGCGTCCTATTGCGCCGGAAAGTTCGGCGTGGTTGCGCTTTCGGAATGCCTGCGCGACGAGCTGGCCGGCAATGGCGTCGGCGTTTCGGTCCTCTGTCCGGGCGTTGTCGCCACCCGCCTGTCGGTATCCTCGCGCATGGTCGCAGGGCAGGAACCCCGCGCGCTGATCCATTACGGCATTGAGGCCGATACGGTCGCGGCCATGGTGCTCGAAGCGATCCGCGCCAACCGGCTCTACATCTTCACCCATGGCGAATATGCCAAGCCGGTTGCCGAACGCCATGCGCGGGTGATGGCCGGCTTCGATGGCGTGCCCGTTTCCAGCTTCTTCGATCCATCGCGGCCGCTGCCCGGCACGCCCGAATTCTTTGCCGCAAAGGCAGCACTGGAACAGGGCGGTTGA
- a CDS encoding SDR family NAD(P)-dependent oxidoreductase produces the protein MSQHVAIVTGAAGGMGSAVVRLLAEGGHGQFILCDLDEAALNEAADALRADGATVAIVAGDVSAADFPARVIAALAGRQVGTLIHAAGISPRAGSAERIMQINLDAAARLVPALLPHMAEGSAAVLVASNSGHMPMGPEADAAFSQPLPPEGTAALMHLVASPLSAYPLSKRGVIALVRQYAMAFGERGSRIVSVSPGATDTNMVRNEVNEGGGAMRIVQTAAIKRLARPEELAAVMVFLASPAASFVTATDVLVDGGELLGMGL, from the coding sequence ATGAGCCAGCACGTAGCGATCGTTACCGGCGCGGCCGGCGGGATGGGCTCGGCAGTGGTCCGCCTGCTGGCCGAGGGCGGGCATGGCCAGTTCATCCTTTGCGACCTGGACGAAGCTGCGCTGAATGAGGCTGCCGATGCCCTGCGCGCGGATGGAGCCACGGTGGCTATCGTAGCGGGCGACGTTTCCGCTGCCGATTTTCCGGCCCGCGTGATCGCGGCACTGGCCGGGCGGCAGGTGGGCACCCTGATCCACGCGGCGGGCATATCTCCGCGCGCCGGATCGGCGGAGCGGATCATGCAGATAAACCTTGATGCCGCGGCCCGGCTTGTCCCCGCCCTGCTGCCGCACATGGCAGAGGGATCGGCGGCCGTGCTTGTCGCCTCCAACTCCGGCCATATGCCGATGGGGCCCGAAGCCGATGCCGCCTTCAGCCAGCCGCTGCCGCCCGAAGGCACGGCGGCGCTGATGCACCTCGTCGCCAGTCCGCTGTCGGCCTATCCGCTGTCCAAGCGCGGAGTGATCGCGCTGGTCCGGCAATATGCCATGGCTTTCGGCGAACGCGGATCGCGCATCGTTTCGGTCTCGCCGGGGGCAACCGATACCAACATGGTCCGCAACGAGGTCAACGAAGGCGGCGGCGCCATGCGCATCGTCCAAACCGCGGCGATCAAGCGTCTTGCCCGGCCGGAAGAGCTGGCGGCGGTGATGGTTTTCCTTGCTTCGCCGGCAGCAAGCTTCGTAACCGCGACGGACGTGCTCGTGGATGGTGGCGAGTTGCTGGGAATGGGGCTGTGA